One genomic window of Polyangium aurulentum includes the following:
- a CDS encoding peptidylprolyl isomerase, which produces MTSSRGRSLLVALAFGATIAGCKADPGADASDAGADAGRPAPSADEERVAAIVRAEHRRSSAEITPADGQSRSVAVRRAAARALARIGGEEARAGLLRALGDEDREVVAWASYGLGFSCKGREKETVSALVARALSLGDSAAPREGAAADGGADAGPGDGRARLDARTAIARAVGRCASEESEPTLVAWLAGSPEEAAAAALALGDLVAVRGRLREETLAALLHLASGSASVPPAPEGLFPIGRLERVPLTVTARLREVATARLAEPGERRLFAVRALGRAGPEAAAELGRVISSPSLFTAAERGEAARALRLLGAAGQRALADVLPSLAPPSDPVALTAMGEELGVLLAVLDTLSEPGKARKTLQGLAALPPPPNAPATLLRRLSWIRCGAATILAGSDTREPHLAPCDLTGAAPADGADAGAAPPGQPGSIGARAMVKVLGRAPIEGARLSAFLAHARRGDLRAREAAIELLGTHEELQDEAAPILAEALASPQEGLAATAAEVIAKKPELAGEAPKRKKRKKKRADAEREEEAPRLPPSPAIVKAIVAAVGRADAENSPEMLGTAIDAAGALGLKETLPRLEELCRSPWPTTREHAGKAIGLISGKTPTCTAPPGGGPLPPELNAPATGEVTITLDTDGGQMTLVLDATIAPGAVTRIVDLARAGYYDGVVVHRIVPGFVTQLGAPHGDGYGGPQGKAPLRCETSPVAFDPLTVGIALSGRDTGSSQFFVMHGRHPHLDGQYAWIGRATGPWAAFVDGDLVRKASVSP; this is translated from the coding sequence GTGACCTCGTCGCGAGGGAGGTCGCTCCTCGTCGCGCTCGCGTTCGGAGCGACGATCGCGGGGTGCAAGGCGGATCCAGGCGCTGACGCGAGCGACGCGGGCGCGGATGCGGGCCGACCCGCGCCCAGCGCGGACGAGGAGCGCGTCGCGGCGATCGTGCGCGCAGAGCACCGTCGATCGAGCGCGGAGATCACGCCCGCAGACGGGCAGAGCCGATCGGTCGCGGTGCGTCGCGCGGCGGCTCGTGCGCTCGCGCGGATCGGCGGCGAGGAGGCGCGGGCCGGCCTTCTGCGCGCGCTCGGCGACGAGGATCGAGAGGTCGTCGCGTGGGCGTCGTACGGGCTCGGCTTCTCGTGCAAGGGTCGCGAGAAGGAGACGGTGTCGGCGCTCGTGGCGCGCGCGCTGTCGCTCGGGGACAGCGCAGCTCCACGCGAGGGCGCAGCGGCCGATGGAGGCGCTGACGCGGGGCCGGGGGATGGGCGCGCGCGGCTCGACGCCCGCACGGCGATCGCGCGCGCGGTGGGGCGATGCGCGTCGGAGGAGAGCGAACCGACGCTCGTGGCGTGGCTCGCGGGCTCGCCCGAGGAAGCCGCAGCCGCGGCGCTCGCGCTCGGGGACCTCGTGGCGGTGCGTGGGAGGCTGCGCGAGGAGACGCTCGCCGCGCTGTTGCACCTCGCGTCGGGCAGCGCGTCGGTGCCTCCTGCGCCGGAGGGTCTGTTCCCGATCGGCCGCCTCGAGCGCGTGCCTCTCACGGTGACGGCGCGGCTGCGCGAGGTGGCGACCGCGCGCCTGGCAGAGCCGGGCGAACGAAGGCTCTTCGCGGTGCGCGCGCTCGGACGCGCGGGGCCCGAGGCGGCTGCGGAGCTCGGGCGCGTGATCTCTTCACCGAGCCTGTTCACCGCGGCCGAGCGGGGCGAGGCGGCGCGTGCGCTGCGCTTGCTCGGCGCGGCGGGCCAGCGCGCGCTCGCCGATGTGCTCCCGTCGCTCGCGCCGCCCTCGGACCCCGTCGCGCTCACCGCGATGGGCGAGGAGCTCGGCGTCTTGCTGGCTGTGCTCGACACGCTCTCCGAGCCTGGCAAGGCGCGCAAAACCCTCCAGGGCCTCGCCGCGCTGCCGCCTCCGCCGAACGCGCCGGCCACGCTCTTGCGGCGGCTGTCGTGGATCCGCTGCGGGGCGGCGACGATCCTCGCAGGCTCCGACACGCGCGAGCCGCACCTCGCCCCCTGCGACCTGACGGGCGCTGCACCGGCGGACGGCGCGGACGCGGGCGCGGCACCTCCGGGGCAGCCGGGCTCGATCGGCGCGCGGGCCATGGTGAAGGTGCTCGGGCGCGCTCCCATCGAGGGCGCGCGTCTTTCGGCGTTCCTCGCGCACGCGCGCCGCGGCGACCTGCGCGCGCGAGAGGCCGCGATCGAGCTGCTCGGCACGCACGAGGAGCTCCAGGACGAGGCCGCTCCCATCCTCGCCGAGGCGCTCGCATCGCCGCAGGAGGGCCTCGCGGCCACCGCGGCCGAGGTGATCGCCAAGAAGCCCGAGCTCGCGGGCGAGGCTCCCAAGCGCAAGAAGCGCAAGAAGAAGCGCGCCGACGCCGAGCGCGAGGAGGAGGCTCCGCGCTTGCCGCCCTCACCCGCGATCGTGAAGGCGATCGTCGCGGCGGTCGGTCGCGCCGACGCGGAGAACTCTCCCGAGATGCTCGGCACGGCGATCGACGCGGCGGGCGCGCTCGGGCTCAAAGAGACGCTGCCGCGGCTCGAGGAGCTGTGCCGCTCGCCGTGGCCGACGACGCGCGAGCACGCGGGCAAGGCGATCGGACTCATCTCGGGCAAGACGCCCACGTGCACCGCGCCCCCGGGCGGAGGCCCGCTGCCGCCCGAGCTCAACGCGCCCGCGACGGGCGAGGTGACGATCACGCTCGACACGGACGGGGGTCAGATGACGCTCGTGCTCGACGCGACGATCGCGCCGGGCGCGGTGACGCGCATCGTCGATCTCGCGCGCGCCGGTTACTACGACGGCGTGGTGGTGCACCGCATCGTGCCGGGGTTCGTCACGCAGCTCGGCGCGCCGCACGGCGACGGTTACGGCGGCCCGCAAGGCAAGGCGCCGCTGCGCTGCGAGACGTCGCCCGTCGCCTTCGATCCGCTCACCGTTGGGATCGCGCTGTCGGGGCGCGACACGGGCTCGAGCCAGTTCTTCGTGATGCACGGCCGCCACCCGCACCTCGATGGACAGTACGCGTGGATCGGCCGCGCGACCGGCCCGTGGGCCGCGTTCGTCGACGGCGATCTCGTGCGCAAGGCGAGCGTGTCGCCCTGA
- the ppk1 gene encoding polyphosphate kinase 1, whose translation MTLEMHTAPDSASLPSGRPSQAPGPLEAGDPAHYLNRELSWLEFNARVLAEAASPDVPLYERLKFLSIFFSNLDEFFMVRVAGLQAQIHRTISEIAADGMTPSEQLVAISQRAHALVESAYKTWNADIVPSLHRAGVRIVRPEELEPAELAALDERFRTDIFPILTPLAIDPGHPFPHLRNKSINLGIMFSREHEGEEPGFGVIQVPPMLSRLMRVKVEGSRRAFVLLEDVIARHVKEFFPVSRLRGTYPFRVTRNWDLEIDEEEGEDLLETIQAELRRRDRGNAVRVEIGVGGGVNTSVQRLCRALGIDSSTDVYRVTGPLSIADLVAVVGDDERRELRDEPFTPQMPAPFRDVEDLFAVIRERDVLLHHPYESFDPVVEFVSRAADDPNVLAIKQTLYRTGGDSPIVKALARAAENGKQVTAIVELKARFDEASNIQWARTLEQSGAQVIYGLLGLKTHVKALLVVRREKDKLRRYVHLSTGNYNPTTARLYTDVGLFTANREIGEDVTSLFNLLTGYSAPPKWNRLVVAPLGLHESILGLIAREAEHARAGRKAEIVAQMNALVDVDVIDALYAASQAGVDIRLFVRGVCCLRPGIPGLSERIHVRALIDRFLEHKRVFRFANGGSEELYMSSADWMPRNFHRRVEVLVPLLDAAVKARAEDMLATLASDTAKTWELNADGSYTRVPLPAGAPLVRSQYRFIELARERVKQADSLSRGGRFHIFQLAHGPDEDSRRKNGKKKKGGATHS comes from the coding sequence GTGACGCTCGAGATGCATACTGCGCCCGACTCGGCTTCTCTGCCCTCGGGGCGACCTTCGCAGGCGCCCGGACCGCTCGAGGCCGGCGACCCCGCGCACTACCTCAACCGCGAGCTGTCGTGGCTCGAGTTCAACGCGCGCGTGCTCGCCGAGGCTGCATCTCCAGACGTGCCGCTCTACGAGCGCCTCAAGTTCCTCAGCATCTTCTTCTCGAACCTCGACGAGTTCTTCATGGTCCGCGTCGCGGGCCTGCAGGCGCAGATCCACCGCACCATCAGCGAGATCGCGGCCGACGGCATGACGCCGAGCGAGCAGCTCGTCGCCATCAGCCAGCGCGCGCACGCGCTCGTCGAGAGCGCCTACAAGACCTGGAACGCCGACATCGTCCCGTCGCTGCACCGCGCCGGCGTGCGCATCGTGCGGCCCGAAGAGCTCGAGCCCGCCGAGCTGGCCGCGCTCGACGAGCGCTTCCGCACCGACATCTTCCCGATCCTCACGCCGCTGGCGATCGACCCGGGCCACCCGTTCCCGCACCTGCGCAACAAGAGCATCAACCTCGGCATCATGTTCAGCCGCGAGCACGAGGGCGAGGAGCCCGGCTTCGGCGTCATCCAGGTGCCGCCGATGCTGAGCCGCCTCATGCGCGTGAAGGTCGAGGGCAGCCGCCGCGCCTTCGTGCTGCTCGAGGACGTCATCGCCCGCCACGTGAAGGAGTTCTTCCCGGTCTCGCGCCTGCGCGGCACCTACCCCTTCCGCGTCACGCGCAACTGGGACCTCGAGATCGACGAGGAGGAGGGCGAGGATCTCCTCGAGACCATCCAGGCCGAGCTGCGCCGCCGCGACCGCGGCAACGCCGTGCGTGTGGAGATCGGCGTCGGCGGGGGCGTCAACACGAGCGTGCAGCGCCTCTGCCGCGCGCTCGGCATCGACTCGAGCACCGACGTCTACCGCGTGACCGGGCCGCTCAGCATCGCCGACCTCGTGGCCGTCGTGGGCGACGACGAGCGGCGCGAGCTGCGCGACGAGCCGTTCACCCCGCAGATGCCCGCGCCCTTCCGCGACGTCGAGGATCTCTTCGCCGTCATCCGCGAGCGCGACGTGCTCCTGCACCACCCTTACGAGTCGTTCGATCCGGTCGTCGAGTTCGTCTCGCGCGCGGCCGACGATCCCAACGTGCTCGCGATCAAGCAGACGCTCTACCGCACGGGCGGCGACTCGCCGATCGTCAAGGCGCTCGCCCGCGCGGCCGAGAACGGCAAACAGGTGACCGCGATCGTCGAGCTGAAGGCGCGCTTCGACGAGGCCTCGAACATCCAGTGGGCGCGCACGCTCGAGCAGAGCGGCGCGCAGGTGATCTACGGCCTGCTCGGCCTGAAGACGCACGTGAAAGCGCTGCTCGTGGTGCGCCGCGAGAAGGACAAGCTGCGAAGGTACGTGCACCTGTCGACCGGCAACTACAACCCGACCACGGCGCGCCTGTACACCGACGTCGGTCTGTTCACGGCGAACCGCGAGATCGGCGAGGACGTGACCTCGCTCTTCAACCTGCTCACGGGCTACAGCGCGCCGCCGAAGTGGAACCGCCTCGTCGTGGCGCCGCTCGGGCTGCACGAGTCGATCCTCGGCCTCATCGCGCGCGAGGCCGAGCACGCGCGGGCCGGGCGCAAGGCCGAGATCGTCGCGCAGATGAACGCGCTCGTCGACGTCGACGTGATCGACGCGCTCTACGCGGCGTCACAGGCGGGCGTCGACATCCGCCTGTTCGTTCGCGGCGTCTGCTGCCTGCGCCCAGGCATCCCGGGTCTGTCCGAGCGGATCCACGTGCGCGCGCTCATCGACCGCTTCCTCGAGCACAAGCGCGTCTTCCGCTTCGCGAACGGGGGCAGCGAGGAGCTGTACATGTCGAGCGCGGACTGGATGCCGCGCAATTTCCACCGCCGCGTGGAGGTGCTCGTGCCGCTGCTCGACGCGGCCGTGAAGGCGCGGGCCGAGGACATGCTCGCGACCCTCGCCAGCGACACCGCCAAGACGTGGGAGCTGAACGCCGACGGCAGCTACACGCGTGTCCCCTTGCCGGCCGGCGCCCCGCTGGTGCGCTCGCAGTACCGGTTCATCGAGCTGGCGCGCGAGCGTGTAAAGCAGGCCGATTCCCTGTCGCGGGGTGGACGGTTCCACATCTTCCAGCTAGCCCACGGCCCCGACGAGGACTCGCGTCGCAAGAACGGCAAGAAGAAGAAGGGCGGCGCGACACACTCCTAG
- the panC gene encoding pantoate--beta-alanine ligase, which produces MELWRTPDAFRRACDEARRRGARVGLVPTMGALHRGHQTLVTEARKRADFVVATVFVNPTQFGPNEDLARYPRDLDGDAKKSDEAGADGVFAPSPEDMYPPGDETRVRVGRTAEGLCGVHRPGHFEGVATVVAKLFALTGPCVALFGRKDYQQLKVIERMARDLLLPVEVVGVPTVREPDGLAMSSRNRYLSAEDRDKARRIPMALTAASRAFASGERGAGELARIAREIVAEVASSIDYVDVADPDTVRVLGAGERAGERALLALALRLGGARLIDNVVLGEDPPPVAG; this is translated from the coding sequence ATGGAACTCTGGCGCACTCCCGATGCGTTCCGGCGCGCCTGCGACGAGGCCCGCCGGCGCGGCGCGCGCGTGGGGCTCGTGCCGACCATGGGCGCCTTGCATCGCGGCCATCAGACGCTCGTCACCGAGGCCCGCAAGCGCGCGGATTTCGTGGTCGCCACCGTCTTCGTCAATCCCACGCAGTTCGGTCCCAACGAGGATCTCGCCCGCTACCCGCGCGACCTCGACGGCGACGCGAAGAAGAGCGACGAGGCCGGCGCCGACGGCGTGTTCGCGCCCTCTCCGGAGGACATGTACCCGCCGGGCGACGAGACGCGCGTGCGCGTGGGCAGGACGGCCGAGGGCCTGTGCGGCGTGCATCGGCCGGGTCACTTCGAGGGCGTGGCCACCGTGGTCGCGAAGCTCTTCGCGCTGACGGGTCCTTGCGTCGCGCTCTTCGGCCGCAAGGACTACCAGCAGCTCAAGGTGATCGAGCGCATGGCGCGCGATCTGCTCTTGCCGGTCGAGGTCGTTGGTGTTCCAACGGTGCGCGAGCCCGACGGTCTCGCGATGTCGTCGCGCAACCGCTACCTGTCGGCGGAGGATCGGGACAAGGCGCGGCGGATCCCGATGGCGCTCACGGCAGCGTCGCGCGCGTTCGCGTCGGGCGAGCGCGGTGCGGGCGAGCTTGCGCGGATCGCGCGCGAGATCGTGGCCGAGGTGGCAAGCTCGATCGACTACGTCGACGTGGCCGATCCGGACACGGTGCGCGTGCTCGGCGCGGGGGAGCGTGCCGGCGAGCGCGCGCTGCTCGCGCTGGCGTTGCGCCTGGGTGGGGCGCGGCTCATCGACAACGTTGTGCTTGGAGAGGACCCGCCGCCGGTCGCGGGCTAG
- the tmk gene encoding dTMP kinase, which translates to MAQADDHHDGVFVVFEGIDGAGTTTQSQRYAAWLRARRRLAHVTREPSGGPMGSLLRLVITQRVSLPATHRDAAMALLFAADRLDHVESEINPHLRDGYVVISDRYDLSSVIYQSMSGADEGPERTAFAAWIRDCNRYARRPDVTVVLDVSPEVAAQRRRNRGGASELFEEAELQAKLARAYLKAEEILPGDRIVHVDGDADVDAVAAAVIEALAPFVKEGP; encoded by the coding sequence ATGGCGCAGGCCGATGACCACCACGACGGGGTGTTCGTCGTCTTCGAGGGGATCGACGGGGCGGGGACGACCACGCAATCGCAGCGCTACGCGGCGTGGCTGCGGGCGCGCAGGCGTCTGGCGCACGTGACGCGCGAGCCGAGCGGGGGCCCGATGGGGTCGCTCTTGCGGCTGGTGATCACGCAGCGGGTGAGCCTGCCGGCGACGCACCGGGACGCGGCGATGGCGCTGCTCTTCGCGGCCGACCGGCTCGACCACGTGGAGTCGGAGATCAACCCGCACCTGCGCGACGGCTACGTGGTGATCTCGGACCGCTACGACCTGTCGAGCGTGATCTACCAATCGATGAGCGGCGCCGACGAGGGCCCCGAGCGGACGGCGTTCGCCGCGTGGATCCGCGATTGCAATCGTTACGCGCGGCGGCCCGACGTGACCGTGGTGCTCGACGTGTCGCCGGAGGTGGCGGCGCAGCGGCGGAGGAATCGCGGCGGGGCGAGCGAGCTCTTCGAGGAGGCCGAATTGCAGGCGAAGCTCGCGCGGGCGTACCTGAAGGCGGAGGAGATCCTGCCGGGGGACAGGATCGTGCACGTGGACGGGGACGCGGATGTGGACGCGGTGGCGGCGGCGGTCATCGAAGCGCTGGCGCCGTTCGTGAAAGAGGGGCCGTAG
- a CDS encoding class I SAM-dependent methyltransferase yields MTERDIYLLGRSAREEERLRKQVQELAEEARWLLDRLQIHPGARAIELGCGPQGVLELLSERVGPSGTVVGLDRNEGFVASARKHVAERQLLNVEVVQGDARATNLPRASFDVVFCRLLLVNVPQPEQVVEEMVSLLRPGGVLASHEADYLPHRCDPPSPAWDRLFEVFQAYSRAKGVDLFVGRRMHRMLRDAGLVELGVNPVIHVYPHGHHRRSIFLDFVQNTRDALVREGFATDEELNELTRDLKRHLDDPDTLVVSHLFFQVWGRKPGRREGDHGSSGPSNQWPGESGESSR; encoded by the coding sequence ATGACAGAACGCGACATCTATCTGCTGGGGCGCAGCGCGCGGGAGGAAGAGCGTCTCCGCAAGCAGGTCCAGGAGCTCGCGGAGGAGGCCCGGTGGTTGCTCGACCGATTGCAGATTCACCCGGGCGCGAGGGCGATCGAGCTCGGCTGCGGCCCGCAGGGGGTGCTCGAGCTGCTCTCCGAGCGCGTGGGGCCGTCAGGGACCGTGGTCGGGCTCGACAGGAACGAGGGCTTCGTCGCTTCGGCCCGCAAGCATGTGGCGGAGCGACAGCTCCTCAACGTCGAGGTCGTGCAAGGGGACGCGAGGGCCACCAACCTGCCCAGAGCGTCGTTCGACGTGGTGTTCTGTCGGTTGCTGCTCGTGAACGTCCCTCAGCCGGAGCAGGTCGTCGAGGAGATGGTCTCGCTGCTGCGTCCAGGAGGCGTCCTTGCGAGCCATGAGGCCGACTACCTCCCGCACAGGTGCGACCCACCTTCCCCCGCCTGGGATCGCCTGTTCGAGGTCTTCCAGGCATACAGTCGTGCAAAGGGGGTCGACCTGTTCGTGGGGAGGAGAATGCACCGGATGCTGCGGGACGCCGGGCTCGTCGAGCTAGGCGTGAATCCGGTGATCCACGTCTACCCGCACGGCCATCATCGCCGGAGCATCTTCCTCGACTTCGTCCAGAATACCCGCGACGCGCTCGTCAGGGAGGGCTTTGCCACGGACGAAGAGCTGAACGAGCTCACGCGAGACTTGAAGCGCCACCTCGACGACCCCGATACCCTGGTGGTTTCGCACCTCTTCTTTCAGGTCTGGGGCCGCAAACCGGGGCGCCGGGAGGGCGATCACGGATCGAGCGGGCCGAGCAACCAGTGGCCGGGCGAGTCGGGCGAGTCGTCCAGGTAA
- a CDS encoding EF-hand domain-containing protein — protein sequence MIQMTDFLERRLARRFRAHDHDRNGFLQRRDFETSAVRMAEAFGHGPDSPARQRLVEISLGLWEHLRKVADLDADGRISLAEYKAAFAAGLLETPESFDQGYVPYINAVIDIADQDRDGKLTVDEEVRWMGTLMGVPEQDAREGFRRIDKDNDGLISASELVESIRGYYLDDSPDSPGHWLLGPLDP from the coding sequence ATGATCCAGATGACCGACTTCCTCGAGCGCAGGCTCGCCCGACGCTTCCGCGCGCACGACCACGATCGCAATGGCTTCCTGCAGCGACGTGATTTCGAGACATCGGCCGTGCGCATGGCCGAGGCGTTCGGCCATGGGCCCGATTCTCCCGCCCGGCAAAGGCTCGTCGAGATCAGCCTGGGCTTGTGGGAGCACCTGCGGAAGGTCGCCGATCTCGACGCCGACGGACGCATCAGCCTGGCCGAATACAAGGCTGCGTTCGCGGCGGGCCTGCTCGAAACCCCCGAATCGTTCGATCAGGGCTACGTCCCCTATATCAACGCGGTCATCGACATCGCCGATCAGGATCGCGACGGGAAGCTCACCGTCGACGAGGAGGTCCGCTGGATGGGGACGTTGATGGGCGTGCCCGAACAGGATGCTCGAGAGGGCTTCCGCCGCATCGACAAGGACAACGACGGCTTGATCTCCGCCAGCGAGCTGGTCGAGAGCATCCGCGGTTATTACCTGGACGACTCGCCCGACTCGCCCGGCCACTGGTTGCTCGGCCCGCTCGATCCGTGA
- a CDS encoding vWA domain-containing protein: MSFLGSRLSRTISRVLGALALSSLAACSAAGNGDQRPFLQDEASAGGEGGAGGSGGAGAGGGLFEELPTTEGGTEEAACVSTSVKAEAVALDVIVLLDRSGSMYGQNWNGATTALKQFVQDPGSDGLNIGLLYFPVDSPSDGLVCNHAHYDDLVVPIGQLPGNADTFVKSIDAEAPNGGSTPMFGALEGALFAATAYKDENPSHKVIVVFASDGDPNSCPVDQNEITNIASLAKSALTYNGVETYVVAISGASVQNLNQIAAAGGTGKAFDVTGNIGEFAQKMVEIRQKALTCEYVIPPPPGDKPLELDKVAVKHLVGGTDEKEIPFAKSLEDCGSSAGWYYDNAANPTKILLCPASCSEVQLDTQGSVDVHFGCKPIIE; the protein is encoded by the coding sequence ATGTCTTTCCTCGGATCCCGTCTCTCCCGGACAATCTCGCGCGTCCTCGGGGCGCTCGCCCTGTCCTCGCTCGCCGCCTGCTCTGCTGCGGGCAACGGCGACCAGCGCCCCTTCCTCCAGGACGAGGCAAGCGCTGGCGGTGAAGGCGGCGCGGGGGGCTCGGGCGGCGCAGGGGCCGGCGGCGGCCTGTTCGAGGAGCTCCCGACCACCGAGGGCGGCACGGAAGAGGCCGCGTGCGTCTCGACGAGCGTGAAGGCCGAGGCGGTCGCGCTCGACGTCATCGTCCTGCTCGACCGCTCCGGCAGCATGTACGGCCAGAACTGGAACGGAGCCACCACGGCCCTGAAGCAGTTCGTCCAGGACCCGGGCTCCGACGGCCTGAACATCGGCCTGCTCTACTTCCCCGTCGACAGCCCGTCCGATGGCCTCGTCTGCAACCACGCCCATTACGACGACCTGGTCGTCCCCATCGGCCAGCTCCCGGGCAACGCCGACACGTTCGTGAAGTCCATCGACGCCGAGGCCCCGAACGGCGGCTCGACCCCGATGTTCGGCGCCCTCGAGGGCGCGCTCTTCGCGGCCACGGCCTACAAGGACGAAAACCCGAGCCACAAGGTGATCGTCGTCTTCGCCAGCGACGGCGACCCCAATAGCTGCCCCGTCGACCAGAACGAGATCACCAACATCGCGAGCCTGGCCAAGAGCGCCCTCACCTACAACGGCGTCGAGACCTACGTCGTCGCCATCTCCGGCGCGAGCGTGCAGAACCTGAATCAGATCGCCGCCGCGGGCGGCACCGGCAAGGCCTTCGACGTCACGGGCAACATCGGCGAGTTCGCCCAGAAAATGGTCGAGATCCGCCAGAAGGCGCTCACCTGCGAATACGTCATCCCGCCGCCGCCCGGGGACAAGCCCCTCGAGCTCGACAAGGTCGCCGTGAAGCACCTGGTCGGCGGCACGGACGAAAAGGAGATCCCGTTCGCCAAGAGCCTCGAGGACTGCGGCTCGTCCGCCGGCTGGTACTACGACAACGCGGCGAACCCGACCAAGATCCTCCTCTGCCCCGCCTCCTGCTCCGAGGTGCAGCTCGACACGCAGGGCAGCGTCGACGTGCACTTCGGCTGCAAGCCCATCATCGAGTGA
- a CDS encoding YdcH family protein — translation MMKQVLSSRGIESGADRLSQVEARHRALDARLKDLARHAYLTPEEQLEIAALKKQKLKVKDELFELRRASA, via the coding sequence ATGATGAAGCAGGTGCTCTCTTCGCGAGGAATCGAGTCCGGAGCCGATCGGCTCAGCCAGGTGGAGGCGCGACATCGCGCCCTCGATGCCCGGCTCAAAGACCTCGCACGTCACGCGTACCTGACCCCCGAAGAGCAGCTCGAGATCGCTGCGCTGAAGAAGCAGAAGCTGAAGGTCAAGGACGAGCTGTTCGAGCTACGCCGGGCGAGCGCCTGA
- a CDS encoding metallophosphoesterase produces the protein MDSKPFTVHDATASVPFADLSDLRVREAPQIVSAQPLPRPETPAKSMVDTAARPAFQMQRPRGQRHLRFAPLAASLAIAFASAPAASAEIRKGPFLQALGQTGVTVKLELATPEAATVEIEGPGGFKASRASESAKRFHALRVDGLSPASTYTYRVTAGGAQSAPAQFTTAPADNRPFRFVVYGDSRSDPSTHAAVARMIESAPGDFFVHTGDMVYDGADEEEWQELFTIERKLLANRCAFVAIGNHELTSPDPKGQITFLRYFAATENDGRERPHLYGSFRWSNTRFFLLNAMDTWTGDEKEWLRAELAAALDEPGLQHRVAVLHHGPFSSGRHGGNVRLKKQGIVDLMRDHKVDLLFAGHDHVYERGEGQGIKYIVSGGAGAPLYRRENSAPETQAFEATHHFLEVAVDGEKVDVVARRASGAVIEQCGFKGTESWSCKTGDAKAAPKPPAAAAGSSSSCACQVPGGSSSLPGWPLGLAASLVLALRRVLRRTSEVDA, from the coding sequence GTGGATTCGAAGCCCTTCACCGTGCATGATGCCACGGCATCCGTCCCCTTCGCGGATCTTTCCGACCTGCGCGTGCGCGAAGCGCCGCAAATTGTGTCCGCCCAGCCCCTCCCGCGCCCGGAAACTCCGGCAAAGTCCATGGTAGACACCGCAGCACGACCTGCTTTCCAGATGCAGCGGCCGCGAGGCCAGCGCCACCTTCGGTTCGCACCTCTGGCCGCGTCTTTGGCGATCGCTTTCGCATCCGCGCCCGCGGCGTCGGCCGAGATACGCAAAGGGCCTTTTCTACAGGCGCTCGGTCAGACCGGCGTCACCGTGAAGCTCGAGCTCGCGACGCCCGAGGCCGCGACCGTCGAGATCGAAGGTCCGGGCGGCTTCAAGGCGTCTCGCGCTTCCGAGAGCGCCAAGCGCTTTCACGCGCTGCGCGTCGACGGCCTCTCGCCCGCGTCGACGTACACCTACCGCGTCACGGCTGGCGGCGCGCAGAGCGCGCCCGCGCAGTTCACGACGGCGCCCGCCGACAACAGGCCTTTCCGCTTCGTCGTCTACGGCGACAGCCGATCCGATCCGAGCACGCACGCGGCCGTCGCCCGCATGATCGAGTCCGCCCCCGGCGACTTCTTCGTGCACACGGGCGACATGGTCTACGACGGCGCGGACGAGGAGGAGTGGCAGGAGCTGTTCACGATCGAGCGCAAGCTCCTCGCCAACCGCTGCGCCTTCGTCGCGATCGGCAACCACGAGCTCACGAGCCCCGACCCCAAGGGGCAGATCACGTTCCTGCGCTACTTCGCCGCCACCGAGAACGACGGCCGCGAGCGTCCGCACCTCTACGGCTCGTTCCGTTGGTCGAACACGCGCTTCTTCCTGCTCAACGCGATGGATACGTGGACGGGGGACGAGAAGGAGTGGCTGCGGGCCGAGCTCGCCGCGGCCCTCGACGAGCCGGGGCTCCAGCACCGCGTCGCCGTCCTTCATCACGGCCCGTTCTCGAGCGGCCGGCACGGCGGCAACGTGCGGCTCAAGAAGCAGGGGATCGTGGACCTGATGCGCGATCACAAGGTCGACCTGCTCTTCGCGGGGCACGACCACGTCTACGAGCGCGGCGAGGGGCAGGGCATCAAGTACATCGTCTCGGGGGGCGCGGGCGCGCCGCTCTACCGCCGCGAGAACTCAGCGCCCGAGACGCAAGCCTTCGAGGCCACCCACCACTTCCTCGAGGTCGCGGTCGACGGCGAGAAGGTCGACGTGGTCGCGAGGCGCGCGAGCGGCGCCGTCATCGAGCAGTGCGGCTTCAAGGGGACCGAGAGCTGGTCCTGCAAGACCGGGGACGCCAAGGCCGCGCCCAAGCCCCCCGCCGCCGCCGCTGGATCCAGCTCGTCCTGCGCGTGCCAGGTCCCTGGCGGCTCGTCCTCGCTGCCGGGGTGGCCGCTCGGCCTCGCCGCATCGCTTGTCCTGGCGCTCCGGCGGGTCTTGCGTCGAACTAGCGAAGTAGACGCTTGA